DNA from Pichia kudriavzevii chromosome 5, complete sequence:
aactacTTTCGATTCACCATATACCCACTCACCCGTTTCGTTTACTCCTTCGGCTAGCCCGATGAATACGCCCCCAATTGGACATAAGCCGATGTCATTTGCCGAAATTTATGAAAGAATGGCATTGGTTATTTTACATTCACCGGACCCTGCGCAGCTGGaagattcaaaaaaatatgagTCTACACAAATGTTACCAATTTTAAAAGACTCCGAGCACCTATCAATTTCTCCGTATTTGGGTGGCACTATCAAAGATCGAGTatcttttttcttatcttgCATGAGGAAGTTACTGCCCGAGTTACACAGTTATATGGCTGAAGAAGACTGTTTAAATGGTGATTGGCTATTATGGTGGTTAAAATATGATGGTAGTAAAGTGTGGTCGAGATATGATAGAGGCAGAACGTGGGATTTGATTCTAGGCTATCGATCCGATAttaaaaattttgaatctgACATGAAAGAACTATCAGAGTTGACATCAGAGCAGATTCACTTGTTAGGTCAGGATTTGTTTTGGACTCCCCTAGATGGTataaaggaagaagaaaatgggaaTAACAAGCCAGATAATTTGGGACTTGATTCTGGTGGTGAAGACGACGACGTTAATGGTGATGAAGCTATTGATGAGAAACAGGATGAAACCTTAcaacatttttcaaaaccttgTAGATCAGAATCTGTTTTGACTATTTCTAAAAGTGAGAATCCGTTGGTGATTATTGAAAAGACACCGACTTTTGGCGCATTATCACttgattctctttcttctgaaTTACCATCATTGGATGATATTGAGCCCATACACGAATTACCATTTTCGAAGGTTCACCCACACATCGAGATAATTTTCATCAGCCTTGCATTTCTAAAAAGTAAAGAATACACCATCACTGAACTAGATCAAAGTGAAATCAAGACACTACTTAACAGGTTGTCTAGCTTGAAAACAGATTCGGGTGAAATGAATTCTTTTGTTAAtacaaatgatgaaaaccaaagaaTAACAAACATCCACTCACAACATAACCATGAAAATTCTAATGGCGAGAGGCGAAAATCCAACagagatattgaaaacattttaGTTGAAGCTGGTGAACTCTGGAGGAAGTTCctatacatatatatgATGGAGGAATCTGaccttgaaaaatgaaaagttagATATTTTATTACAAACctgatttttttcccctgttttcaaatatagTTTAACTATATTAAAACACCTGTTGTTCCTTTCGTTTATGATGTTCAATAATAACACCATAGTAAAAGTTGGGATAGTTGTAAAAGAACTTTAACCTCACGATTTATAAAAAGAGTATTTGGGTTATTCGTTTACAATCGTAGAAATACAATGCTTCTAAAACCTGGCAATTGTTTAGGGCTGATTGCATTTTGGTACACAATCGAACtgtctttttcaaatcgACGAGTGCTAGAGTCAAATAACTTGAACATAGGTGAGAgtattgataaaaaaatactaaTGTAATTAACATTAAACTTAATTATAAAAgtataaaaaaatttgaaagcTTGCTTTAAAAGGTgttaaaatgaaaagataAATTAATAatacaaattgaaataaaactgaaattgtCTAGCATtaaaaaatgaattaattttgaattatCTTACATTAATAAAGCACCTGCAGCTAAAGCAGCAGCACCTGCAGCAAAGTAAGAACCTTGAGCTGCAGCTGCATCGGAGTAGGTGGAGGAAACGGTACCGTTATCGTGTCTTGCTGGGCAGTTGGTGACTTCTGGACCACAAGAAGTGATAGTTGCAGAAGTAACTTCAGTAACGGTGGAAGAAGCTGCTAAAGCAGAAGCTGCGAATAAGACGACGGTAGAGAATTGCATTGTTAAAAAGATTGTGAGTTAGTGAACGACTGTAGTGAGTGGAACTGGTAAGTGAAAAAAGCTCTGAGTAACTTGATAGAAATAtatcaaatgaaatcaGGGAATACACTCCATTTATAGTCGAAGTTCATGCATTATgagatgttgttgaaaaaaaaaaagagaacaTTGGTTAAACGCGCTAGGGCcgtgtttatttttttcttttttgagCAATTTTAAAACACCGCGACGCGCTTTGTTTGGGCGGCCAGACCGTTTCCGAAACGAGGGATATTTTTAGCTGCAAACCAGCCacaaatttttgaaagactatagtgaaaaattatttgtCTGGGGAGACACCATCTAGGCCAAACATTGAATATACAATTAGCAAGAAATTAGTAGGTAATGTTAGGAACTTCTCAGAAGAGACTCTGCACTTATATTTTCTCCCTCAACATTTGCCGATGTTATTCTATACCGCCCGGATTTACCCTA
Protein-coding regions in this window:
- a CDS encoding uncharacterized protein (PKUD0E02690; similar to Saccharomyces cerevisiae YHL029C (OCA5); ancestral locus Anc_4.19) encodes the protein MMTLTESTLGSPSLELPKTTDSDSTIVPNPRKSLNEHYRCASPTSSESSVSISNSSTKYQGRRYNGKLPITEIPELVELCQQFLKSQNITGLSMIARQAGLPPHLRHKIWPLLLKSHPFVQNPYVEIDLDDYEERKAEPDGDENHDVKGTSGDIKSYTVPIKEIRFDLGKYLRSAERYYPKTITHEIKDMFEIQGKIFDVIENAIIKFLKKWGSIIHYNSSLTWIALGLAEWVPPLENSQFVLCGRDDIARNGTKLRNINDNYFEKITRSTYSSETSSTTFDSPYTHSPVSFTPSASPMNTPPIGHKPMSFAEIYERMALVILHSPDPAQLEDSKKYESTQMLPILKDSEHLSISPYLGGTIKDRVSFFLSCMRKLLPELHSYMAEEDCLNGDWLLWWLKYDGSKVWSRYDRGRTWDLILGYRSDIKNFESDMKELSELTSEQIHLLGQDLFWTPLDGIKEEENGNNKPDNLGLDSGGEDDDVNGDEAIDEKQDETLQHFSKPCRSESVLTISKSENPLVIIEKTPTFGALSLDSLSSELPSLDDIEPIHELPFSKVHPHIEIIFISLAFLKSKEYTITELDQSEIKTLLNRLSSLKTDSGEMNSFVNTNDENQRITNIHSQHNHENSNGERRKSNRDIENILVEAGELWRKFLYIYMMEESDLEK
- a CDS encoding uncharacterized protein (PKUD0E02695), with product MQFSTVVLFAASALAASSTVTEVTSATITSCGPEVTNCPARHDNGTVSSTYSDAAAAQGSYFAAGAAALAAGALLM